CGTTTTTAAAACATATTTTGTAAAATGAAAAAATCAAAATTCTTTAAAGTCGCTAGTGGTGCTGCAATGGCAGCTCAAAATGACAAATCTTTCATCGAAAAAGTGAAAGCATTTTTTGCAATGCTAAGCGATTTCAGAAAAGGTAACTACAAACCTGACATGAAAAATATTGTTTTAGGTTTATTGGCAACTTTATATATAATTTCTCCAATTGATTTTATTCCAGAAGCACTTTTAGGACCTTTTGGTTTAATAGATGACCTTGGGATTTTACTTTTTGGAATGAAATATTTCAATAAAGAAGTCTTAAAATATTTATCTTGGAAATCAACACAGCAAGTTTATGCAGATGTAGAAGATGCAGAGATTGTAGATTAAAACTATTAAATAAATCAAAATCAATCCGATTCTTAAATTTAAGAATCGGATTTTTTATACTTATTATTCATGCATAATTATTGTTAGATGAATATTTATTTTTCTGCCGATTATTCATTAGATTTGAACAATTAGAATACTAAAAACAAAAAAACCTGAATAATGGTAATTATTAATAATTTCGATGAGTACAAAGCTTTCGAAGGAAAAGAAATCGGAAAATCAGATTGGCACATTATAACACAAGAACAAATCAATCGCTTTGCTGATGCAACTTTAGATCATCAATGGATTCATACAGATCCAGAAAAAGCTGCTAATGAAGGTCCTTTCAAAAAAACAATTGCTCATGGTTATTTAACACTTTCTTTGATTCCTCATTTATGGGATCAAATTGCAGAAGTTCGAAATATCAAAATGTTAATCAATTACGGGATTGAGAATTTAAAATTTGGACAAGCTGTTTTAGTAGATAGCGAAGTAAGATTAACAGCTAAATTAAAAAAGATAACTGACTTAAGAGGAATTGCAAAAGTCGTAATTGAAGCTAACTTCGAAATTAAAGACAATCCAAAACCTGCTTATACAGCAGATGTAGTTTTTCTATATCACTTCAACAACTAATTTTTTTATATCATACACAAAGCTTCTATTTTCTAATAGAAGCTTTTTCTTTTCATAAAATATCGAAGTATCTTGCGCTTGATATAGTAAAGCATGCAAAATATTCAAAAAAATAAAACGTTAATTTCTGTTGTTGGTCCAACTGCAATTGGTAAAACGAATTTGGCTATAGCGGTTGCAAAACATTTTCAGTCCGAAATTATTTCGTGTGATAGCCGACAATTTTTCAAAGAAATGAAAATAGGAACAGCTGTTCCCTCAAACGAAGAATTGGCTCAAGTAAAACATCATTTTATTCAAAATATTTCTATTTACGAAAAATATTCAGTTGGTGATTTTGAACGAGATGGATTATTATTTTTAGATAACTACTTCAAAACAAATGATATTTGTGTGATGGTTGGTGGATCTGGTTTATATGAAAAAGCCATTACAGTTGGTTTTGATACTTTTCCAGAGGTAGATTCTGCTATTCGAGAAAAATTGAATGATGAATTAGAAGAGTTTGGAATCGAAAAGTTACAAAAAGAATTAGAACAGGTAGATCCTAAATACTTTAACGAAGTCGATATTTTCAATAAACAACGCGTTACAAGAGCCTTAGAAATTTATCGATCTTCTGGACAACCTTTCTCACAATTCAGAAATAATAATTTAGGCAAACGTCCATTTAACATAATAAAAATTGGTTTAGAACTTCCTCGCGAAGAAATGTACGATCGCATTAATCGTCGCGTTGATATTATGATGAACGAAGGTTTGTTGAATGAAGCTAAATTGTTGTTTCATTTGAAAGAATTAAATGCCTTACAAACTGTTGGTTACCGAGAATTATTTGATTCTTTTGATGAAAAAATAACATTAGATTTTGCAATAGATGAAATCAAAAAGAATACAAGACGATTTGCAAAACGTCAAATGACATGGTTTAAAAAAGATGAAAAAGTTAATTGGTTTTCTCCTTTTGAAACCGAAAAAATAATCAATTTTATAACATTAAATTTATAATCTATGGAAAATTTTGTTGCAATTGATTTTGAAACTGCAAATAACTATCGCAATTCAGCTTGTGCAGTTGGAATCGTTACTGTAACTGATAATGTGGTTACAGACGAGTACTACACGCTAATTCAACCACCTCTTAATCAATATAATTACCACAATATTTTGGTACATGGTATTCGCCCAGAAGATACAATTGATGCACCAACATTTGACGATATCTATTTTGAAATTAAACACCGTTTACAAAATCAAATTGTAGTTGCGCATAATGAAGCTTTTGATCGTTCTGTTCTAAAACATACAATGGAATTCTATGGTTTAAACTATTCACAACTTAATCTTTCTGATCGTTGGGAATGTACTTATAGAATTTTTAAATTGAAAGGAATCAAACCAACTAAACTATCAGATTGTGCTAGAAAATTTAATTTACAACTGAATCATCATGAAGCATTATCCGATGCAAAAGTTTGCGCACAATTATATTTACTAAAGTAATTTTCAATTTAAATACATTTACACTGTTTAATATATTAATATTATAATACGGATATTCAACACTTTATTCAATTACAAATATTTGCAAACATTTACAAGTGTTTGTAATTGAATAAATGAACGATTATTGATGTATTCTTTGAAACACAAAAAATAGTATTATGTCTTTAGAAAATTTCAAGAAATTGCATAACCAAAATTACCCACTTGTTATTGCAAATGTGTGGGATATTATAAGTGCAAAAGCTGCCGAAGAAGCCGGTTTTTTAGCTGTAGGCACTTCGAGTCATGCCATTGCCAATATGTTAGGTTATGAAGATGGTCAAAATATTTCGTTTTATGAAATGTTGTATATAATCGAACGGATTTCAAAATCTACATCACTTTTAGTTTCAGCAGATATCGAAAGTGGTTTTACTGAGGATTTAGAAACGTTGAATGATTATATCGAAAAATTAGTTGATGCTGGTGTTGTCGGAATCAATTTAGAGGATGGAAATACAGATGATGATAATCGAAAATTATCCAATCAAATTGTGCTCGAAAAAAAGATTAAATCTATTAAGGAATATTTAAATTCAAAAAATAAAGATATTTTCATTAATGCCAGAATTGATACTTATACAACAAAAGTTGAAAATCCTTTAGAAGAAACTTTAAAAAGAGCCAAATTATACAAAGAAGCTGGTGCGGACGGAATTTTTGTTCCTTTGATTGAAGAAAAATCTGATATCGAAAATGTAATTAATCAAATTGAATTACCGTTAAATATCTTTATTACACCAAAATTAAGTTCATATAAGATAATTAGCGAATTAGGTGTTCATCGCATTTCGAGTGGAAATAAAGTTCATCAAAAAGTGACAGATTTTACGAATGAATTTTTCAAAGAATTATTAGAATCAAAAGATTTTTCTAAATTATTGTAACTCCCCTACTCTTTCCAAAAAACATAAAAGGTTGCATCTGCAACCTTTTATTATAGCATGATTACGCCTTCTATTTTAGCAATCTCTTTGTAATAATTGATCACAGTTTCTGAATCAATAACATAAAGTTTAATCGAAATTGACGTATATTTTCTGTTTTTCGAAGCTTTGTATTCGTATTCTGCATTTGTTCCTGCATAAACATCTTTTATTTTTTTCATTGTTTCTTCGTTTGAAGGGTAAATGAATTTGAATAAATAATCTGCTGGAAATTTCTGAACATCATCTAATCTTTCTCTAAATTTTGCATAAAAATCTTGCTCATTGTGAAAGCTATCAGGAATTTCTTCGAAACTATAATCTCTATTATTGTTCATATGTATATTTTGAAGGTATTAATTCAAAAACAATACCACTTCATTTTAATGAAAAAACCTCGTAATATTCAGCCATATTGGCAGACAAACACACGTATAAAACATTTTAATTTGATACAAATTTCAACCCAACAATTGAACTAATTAAAGTGAAAATAAAAAATATTCGCCAAAAATTTGCGGGTTCTTTAAATACAAATATTCCAACTAACACAGTTCCAACCGCTCCAATTCCTGTCCAAACTGCATAAGCTGTACCTAAAGGTAAAGTCTGTGTCGCCTTAATCAGCAAAAACATACTAGCAACTAAACAGACTCCAAATATGCCATACCACATATACATTTCAGAACCAGTGGTTTCTTTCGCTTTTCCTAAAGATGAAGTGAAACCAACTTCGAACAATCCTCCTAAAATCAATAAAATCCAATTCATTTTGTTTATATTTTTCGCAAAGATGAATCAGAAAATTAAACTATTTTTTTACAAATGTTAAAAAATTATTCAGTTATATTTCGGCACGAATACGGCTTAAAGTCACTTGAGAAATACCTAAATACGATGCAATATATCCCAACTGAACACGGTTAATTAAACTTGGAGTTTCAATTAATAACTTTCTGTAACGGTCTGTAGCTGTTCCAACTTGTCTCGAAATAAATCGTTCTTCTGTTTTGATTAATTCGTTTTCGGCTAATTTTCGTCCCCAATTAGCTATTTCCAAATTGGTTAAATAAAACTCTTGTAAATCTGCAATTTTTATTTCGTACAATTCACAATCTTCTATCGTTTCTATCGTCTCGTAACTCGTTTTATTTTCCACATAACTTCTCATAGACAAAATAGAATCACCTTCTTTTCCAAACCAAAATGTCAATTCTTTTCCATCATCAATCGTATAGGCTCTAACAATTCCTTTTTTAATGAAATAAACTTTCTTTTCTATTTTATCAGCATTTAAAAAAGAATAGTTTTTAGGGAAATTTATTAATTCAATTTTATCAATTAGTTGATGAAGCGAAATTGATGATATTGGTGAAATTTGAGTCAGAATTTGTTCTATTTCCATATAAAAGAATGAAAGGTAAAAATAAACAAAAAACTCAACCTAAATCTTAAGTTGAGTTATTGAAATTAAATTAACACATGAAATCTACTAATATAAATAGATTCGTTTTTATAGTATTTTAAG
This portion of the Empedobacter stercoris genome encodes:
- a CDS encoding Crp/Fnr family transcriptional regulator; the encoded protein is MEIEQILTQISPISSISLHQLIDKIELINFPKNYSFLNADKIEKKVYFIKKGIVRAYTIDDGKELTFWFGKEGDSILSMRSYVENKTSYETIETIEDCELYEIKIADLQEFYLTNLEIANWGRKLAENELIKTEERFISRQVGTATDRYRKLLIETPSLINRVQLGYIASYLGISQVTLSRIRAEI
- a CDS encoding DMT family transporter codes for the protein MNWILLILGGLFEVGFTSSLGKAKETTGSEMYMWYGIFGVCLVASMFLLIKATQTLPLGTAYAVWTGIGAVGTVLVGIFVFKEPANFWRIFFIFTLISSIVGLKFVSN
- a CDS encoding MaoC family dehydratase — translated: MVIINNFDEYKAFEGKEIGKSDWHIITQEQINRFADATLDHQWIHTDPEKAANEGPFKKTIAHGYLTLSLIPHLWDQIAEVRNIKMLINYGIENLKFGQAVLVDSEVRLTAKLKKITDLRGIAKVVIEANFEIKDNPKPAYTADVVFLYHFNN
- a CDS encoding 3'-5' exonuclease; this translates as MENFVAIDFETANNYRNSACAVGIVTVTDNVVTDEYYTLIQPPLNQYNYHNILVHGIRPEDTIDAPTFDDIYFEIKHRLQNQIVVAHNEAFDRSVLKHTMEFYGLNYSQLNLSDRWECTYRIFKLKGIKPTKLSDCARKFNLQLNHHEALSDAKVCAQLYLLK
- a CDS encoding DUF493 family protein, with translation MNNNRDYSFEEIPDSFHNEQDFYAKFRERLDDVQKFPADYLFKFIYPSNEETMKKIKDVYAGTNAEYEYKASKNRKYTSISIKLYVIDSETVINYYKEIAKIEGVIML
- a CDS encoding isocitrate lyase/PEP mutase family protein — protein: MSLENFKKLHNQNYPLVIANVWDIISAKAAEEAGFLAVGTSSHAIANMLGYEDGQNISFYEMLYIIERISKSTSLLVSADIESGFTEDLETLNDYIEKLVDAGVVGINLEDGNTDDDNRKLSNQIVLEKKIKSIKEYLNSKNKDIFINARIDTYTTKVENPLEETLKRAKLYKEAGADGIFVPLIEEKSDIENVINQIELPLNIFITPKLSSYKIISELGVHRISSGNKVHQKVTDFTNEFFKELLESKDFSKLL
- a CDS encoding YkvA family protein, whose amino-acid sequence is MKKSKFFKVASGAAMAAQNDKSFIEKVKAFFAMLSDFRKGNYKPDMKNIVLGLLATLYIISPIDFIPEALLGPFGLIDDLGILLFGMKYFNKEVLKYLSWKSTQQVYADVEDAEIVD
- the miaA gene encoding tRNA (adenosine(37)-N6)-dimethylallyltransferase MiaA, which encodes MQNIQKNKTLISVVGPTAIGKTNLAIAVAKHFQSEIISCDSRQFFKEMKIGTAVPSNEELAQVKHHFIQNISIYEKYSVGDFERDGLLFLDNYFKTNDICVMVGGSGLYEKAITVGFDTFPEVDSAIREKLNDELEEFGIEKLQKELEQVDPKYFNEVDIFNKQRVTRALEIYRSSGQPFSQFRNNNLGKRPFNIIKIGLELPREEMYDRINRRVDIMMNEGLLNEAKLLFHLKELNALQTVGYRELFDSFDEKITLDFAIDEIKKNTRRFAKRQMTWFKKDEKVNWFSPFETEKIINFITLNL